The following are from one region of the Littorina saxatilis isolate snail1 linkage group LG2, US_GU_Lsax_2.0, whole genome shotgun sequence genome:
- the LOC138959368 gene encoding ADP-ribosylhydrolase ARH1-like isoform X4, which yields MGPHFSSAKTGSSTAVYNMASLRERYEAAMVLAGTGDCLGYKNGSWEFCHSGEEIFKEVTSLGGLKKLKLKLPGWMVSDDTVMLLATGEALSDLSGQPDKDKLFTRIAEKYKECMKDMAGRAPGACCMMATEQLKPDVEEGFYIPFNPRGGGCGAAMRSSCIGLRYPRPSDLKDLVAVSVESGRMTHNHPTGYLGSLASALFTSLAIQGRPLKEWGRCLLETLPLALSYVTETGHCVDENRKAWAYFTKAWTDYLTLRNILDGDSDPVFPEAWGFSERDKFYKSVSYSGWGGSSGHDAPMIAYDALLGANWDWEELSQRGMFHGGDSDSTGIIAACCYGAVQGFKGVPEANHKYIEYRDRLVQVANRMLLLAEADEPANSGNATTGSSGEIGATGESATGGSAAGSQESTSTTDRDSSQSQSQDSVAPAESS from the exons ATGGGACCACATTTCTCATCGGCAAAGACTG GTTCCAGCACAGCAGTATACAATATGGCATCCCTGAGGGAACGATATGAGGCAGCCATGGTGTTAGCTGGTACCGGAGACTGTCTGGGTTATAAAAACGGCTCCTGGGAATTCTGCCACTCTGGGGAGGAGATATTCAAGGAGGTGACCTCATTAGGTGGTTTGAAAAAGCTCAAATTAAAAC ttcCAGGCTGGATGGTTAGTGATGACACGGTGATGCTTCTGGCCACAGGCGAAG CACTGTCAGACTTAAGTGGTCAGCCAGACAAAGACAAGCTGTTTACAAGGATTGCGGAGAAGTACAAGGAATGCATGAAGGATATGGCAGGCAGAGCACCGG GGGCCTGTTGCATGATGGCTACCGAGCAGTTGAAACCTGACGTGGAGGAGGGTTTTTACATCCCGTTCAACCCTAG AGGTGGTGGCTGTGGAGCAGCTATGAGATCCAGTTGCATCGGACTTCGTTACCCAAG ACCAAGTGATTTGAAAGATCTGGTAGCTGTGAGTGTTGAGTCTGGTCGCATGACCCACAATCACCCAACAGGCTACCTGGGTTCCTTGGCCTCCGCTCTCTTCACCTCTTTAGCAATTCAAG GAAGACCACTGAAGGAATGGGGTCGATGTTTGCTTGAGACACTTCCGCTGGCACTGTCTTATGTCACTGAAACGGGACATTGTGTGGATGAAAACAGAAAAGCATG GGCGTACTTCACCAAAGCCTGGACAGATTACCTGACCTTGCGTAACATTCTGGATGGCGATTCAGACCCCGTGTTTCCTGAAGCCTGGGGTTTTTCAGAGCGTGACAAATTCTACAAGAGTGTGAGCTACAGTGGCTGGGGAGGCTCCAGCGGCCATGACGCTCCAATGATTGC GTATGATGCATTGCTTGGTGCCAACTGGGACTGGGAAGAACTTTCCCAAAG GGGCATGTTCCATGGaggtgacagtgacagtacagGCATCATTGCTGCTTGCTGTTATGGTGCCGTGCAGGGTTTCAAAGGAGTTCCTGAAGCCAATCATAAG TACATTGAATATCGTGATCGCCTTGTTCAAGTAGCCAACAGAATGCTGTTACTCGCTGAAGCAGATGAGCCGGCAAATTCAGGAAATGCTACCACAGGGTCTTCAGGTGAGATTGGTGCCACAGGAGAGTCTGCTACAGGAGGATCTGCTGCAGGAAGCCAAGAGTCAACCTCAACGACTGACAGGGACAGCAGTCAGTCTCAGAGTCAGGATTCTGTGGCTCCTGCAGAGTCTAGTTAG
- the LOC138959368 gene encoding ADP-ribosylhydrolase ARH1-like isoform X5 codes for MASLRERYEAAMVLAGTGDCLGYKNGSWEFCHSGEEIFKEVTSLGGLKKLKLKLPGWMVSDDTVMLLATGEALSDLSGQPDKDKLFTRIAEKYKECMKDMAGRAPGACCMMATEQLKPDVEEGFYIPFNPRGGGCGAAMRSSCIGLRYPRPSDLKDLVAVSVESGRMTHNHPTGYLGSLASALFTSLAIQGRPLKEWGRCLLETLPLALSYVTETGHCVDENRKAWAYFTKAWTDYLTLRNILDGDSDPVFPEAWGFSERDKFYKSVSYSGWGGSSGHDAPMIAYDALLGANWDWEELSQRGMFHGGDSDSTGIIAACCYGAVQGFKGVPEANHKYIEYRDRLVQVANRMLLLAEADEPANSGNATTGSSGEIGATGESATGGSAAGSQESTSTTDRDSSQSQSQDSVAPAESS; via the exons ATGGCATCCCTGAGGGAACGATATGAGGCAGCCATGGTGTTAGCTGGTACCGGAGACTGTCTGGGTTATAAAAACGGCTCCTGGGAATTCTGCCACTCTGGGGAGGAGATATTCAAGGAGGTGACCTCATTAGGTGGTTTGAAAAAGCTCAAATTAAAAC ttcCAGGCTGGATGGTTAGTGATGACACGGTGATGCTTCTGGCCACAGGCGAAG CACTGTCAGACTTAAGTGGTCAGCCAGACAAAGACAAGCTGTTTACAAGGATTGCGGAGAAGTACAAGGAATGCATGAAGGATATGGCAGGCAGAGCACCGG GGGCCTGTTGCATGATGGCTACCGAGCAGTTGAAACCTGACGTGGAGGAGGGTTTTTACATCCCGTTCAACCCTAG AGGTGGTGGCTGTGGAGCAGCTATGAGATCCAGTTGCATCGGACTTCGTTACCCAAG ACCAAGTGATTTGAAAGATCTGGTAGCTGTGAGTGTTGAGTCTGGTCGCATGACCCACAATCACCCAACAGGCTACCTGGGTTCCTTGGCCTCCGCTCTCTTCACCTCTTTAGCAATTCAAG GAAGACCACTGAAGGAATGGGGTCGATGTTTGCTTGAGACACTTCCGCTGGCACTGTCTTATGTCACTGAAACGGGACATTGTGTGGATGAAAACAGAAAAGCATG GGCGTACTTCACCAAAGCCTGGACAGATTACCTGACCTTGCGTAACATTCTGGATGGCGATTCAGACCCCGTGTTTCCTGAAGCCTGGGGTTTTTCAGAGCGTGACAAATTCTACAAGAGTGTGAGCTACAGTGGCTGGGGAGGCTCCAGCGGCCATGACGCTCCAATGATTGC GTATGATGCATTGCTTGGTGCCAACTGGGACTGGGAAGAACTTTCCCAAAG GGGCATGTTCCATGGaggtgacagtgacagtacagGCATCATTGCTGCTTGCTGTTATGGTGCCGTGCAGGGTTTCAAAGGAGTTCCTGAAGCCAATCATAAG TACATTGAATATCGTGATCGCCTTGTTCAAGTAGCCAACAGAATGCTGTTACTCGCTGAAGCAGATGAGCCGGCAAATTCAGGAAATGCTACCACAGGGTCTTCAGGTGAGATTGGTGCCACAGGAGAGTCTGCTACAGGAGGATCTGCTGCAGGAAGCCAAGAGTCAACCTCAACGACTGACAGGGACAGCAGTCAGTCTCAGAGTCAGGATTCTGTGGCTCCTGCAGAGTCTAGTTAG